A genome region from Arachis duranensis cultivar V14167 chromosome 6, aradu.V14167.gnm2.J7QH, whole genome shotgun sequence includes the following:
- the LOC110273181 gene encoding respiratory burst oxidase homolog protein D-like produces MASSFSLWKMYRRRDIHGDSINKAQLKDFWDQISDQSFDSRLRTVFDMVDKDADGRITKEEIKETICLSATTNKLSNIQQQAKEYAALIMEELDPEEIGFIMVFTSSYFRSFWYKLFIIVV; encoded by the exons ATGGCTTCATCGTTCTCTCTTTGGAAAATGTATAG GAGGAGGGATATTCATGGGGATTCAATTAACAAGGCTCAATTGAAGGACTTTTGGGACCAGATTTCTGACCAGAGTTTTGATTCCAGGCTCAGAACCGTCTTTGACAT GGTTGATAAAGATGCAGATGGAAGAATCACcaaggaagaaattaaagag ACCATCTGCCTTAGTGCCACAACAAACAAACTCTCAAACATACAGCAGCAGGCTAAAGAATATGCAGCTTTGATCATGGAAGAACTAGACCCTGAAGAGATAGGATTTATCATGGTATTTACATCATCCTATTTCAGATCGTTTTGGTATAAACTGTTTATCATTGTGGTTTAG